One genomic segment of Rhodospirillaceae bacterium includes these proteins:
- a CDS encoding fused MFS/spermidine synthase yields the protein MKKLAEYAITIFLSSFLLFQVQPIIAKFILPWFGGGSAVWTTCMLFFQLFLLAGYAYAHMVSKHLKLSTQPVVHLSLLILSLAFLPIAPDEAWKPADPQNPVWQILKLLFFSIGAPFLLVASTNPLLQHWIGSTTKTASPYRLYALSNFASLLALMSYPFLVEPFIGLKEQTTLWSTGYVFFVLGAGWCAIGVRKKAIILQEGDRTNIQEGKTLDTDDVSFNIVNRILWLALSACGVVLLLATTNKMTQDIAPIPFLWILPLSIYLISFIICFDHSRWYVRRFWVAGYCVSLIPAIFLLFFGKLTGVVFQISLYSFILFTACMICHGELVRLKPSVSRLTSFYLTIALGGALGGVFVAIVSPTIFTTFMEFYVGVFGAGFLAWTCRRQDTIGALAQLENGRKKRESTRKLDEKKNLLLKNQMYTTVLCSLCGVVLISSLLVHASLTNRNFLSQSRNFYGILGVKETTNIAGQGLRELQDGTTIHGSQITIPKYRMIPTGYFRFDSGIGVSARFLQHADALHMGVIGLGAGTIASYGEKGDTLRFYEINPAVENVANKYFYFLKDSPADTQIVLGDGRISLERELKKQGSHQFHILAVDAFSNDAPPVHLLTKEAFSLYWKHLKSDGILAINITNAHLNLSSVVRNLAKAYGKQAISVRKNPDKYSPRASQWVLVTSNRIFLNDERIKKYISPWEGGASEATLWTDDYSNLASVLAESSTKYIFKWLATYVQDQF from the coding sequence ATGAAAAAATTAGCAGAATATGCAATTACAATATTTCTAAGTTCGTTCCTGCTTTTTCAGGTCCAGCCCATTATTGCAAAGTTTATTTTGCCCTGGTTTGGGGGCGGTTCGGCTGTTTGGACAACTTGCATGCTATTTTTTCAGTTGTTCCTTTTGGCCGGGTATGCGTATGCCCATATGGTGTCGAAACACCTAAAACTATCGACCCAACCGGTGGTCCATCTTTCCCTACTCATATTGTCGCTTGCGTTCTTACCGATCGCGCCTGACGAAGCTTGGAAACCCGCCGATCCACAAAATCCAGTGTGGCAAATATTGAAGCTGCTGTTCTTTTCAATCGGTGCACCCTTCCTACTTGTCGCGTCCACGAATCCACTCCTGCAACATTGGATCGGATCAACTACAAAGACAGCCTCGCCCTACCGCCTTTATGCTCTGTCAAATTTTGCCTCACTCTTGGCACTGATGTCTTACCCCTTCCTCGTCGAACCGTTTATCGGTTTGAAGGAACAAACCACGCTCTGGTCAACGGGATATGTGTTCTTCGTTCTTGGCGCCGGTTGGTGTGCAATAGGAGTGCGTAAAAAAGCAATAATTTTGCAGGAAGGAGATCGAACAAATATTCAAGAAGGAAAAACCTTGGACACGGATGATGTATCTTTCAACATTGTGAATAGAATTCTATGGCTCGCTCTTTCCGCTTGCGGGGTGGTCTTGTTGCTCGCCACAACCAATAAAATGACTCAGGATATTGCGCCTATTCCTTTCTTGTGGATTTTACCGTTAAGTATTTATCTTATCTCATTTATTATTTGTTTCGATCATAGCCGATGGTACGTTCGTCGCTTCTGGGTAGCGGGGTATTGTGTAAGTCTAATTCCGGCGATTTTTCTTCTATTCTTCGGGAAACTGACCGGTGTTGTTTTTCAAATTAGTCTATATTCATTCATCCTTTTTACAGCTTGTATGATATGTCATGGCGAACTCGTTCGCTTAAAGCCGTCAGTAAGCCGACTGACCTCTTTTTATCTAACAATTGCTCTTGGCGGTGCCCTTGGTGGCGTATTTGTCGCCATCGTTTCCCCAACAATATTCACTACTTTTATGGAATTCTATGTTGGTGTTTTTGGTGCGGGTTTTCTGGCCTGGACGTGTAGACGCCAAGACACAATCGGTGCTTTAGCCCAATTGGAAAACGGCCGAAAGAAAAGGGAAAGCACTCGGAAGCTGGATGAGAAAAAGAACCTGCTTTTAAAAAATCAAATGTACACAACGGTACTTTGCAGCCTTTGCGGCGTGGTGCTGATCTCTTCCCTATTGGTTCACGCCAGTCTCACGAATCGTAATTTCTTAAGTCAAAGCAGAAATTTTTATGGAATTCTGGGTGTCAAAGAAACAACAAATATTGCGGGGCAGGGATTGCGCGAACTTCAGGACGGCACAACGATACATGGCAGTCAGATAACGATCCCGAAGTACCGAATGATACCAACTGGATATTTCAGATTTGATAGTGGAATTGGTGTATCAGCCAGATTTCTTCAGCACGCCGACGCGTTGCATATGGGCGTTATCGGGCTTGGTGCGGGAACCATTGCATCATACGGCGAGAAAGGGGACACCCTTCGCTTTTACGAAATTAATCCGGCGGTGGAAAATGTAGCCAATAAATATTTTTACTTTCTCAAGGATAGTCCCGCAGACACTCAGATCGTCCTTGGAGACGGAAGAATTTCTCTTGAGCGCGAACTTAAAAAACAAGGGAGTCACCAATTTCATATCCTGGCTGTCGATGCATTCAGTAATGATGCACCTCCTGTACATCTTTTAACGAAAGAGGCGTTTTCTCTATATTGGAAACACCTTAAGTCAGATGGAATATTGGCCATAAATATTACAAACGCCCATCTTAATCTGTCATCGGTTGTTCGAAATTTAGCAAAGGCATATGGAAAACAAGCAATTTCTGTTAGAAAGAATCCTGATAAATATAGTCCCCGCGCGTCGCAATGGGTTCTCGTTACGAGCAATAGAATTTTTCTAAATGATGAGCGTATAAAAAAATATATATCACCATGGGAAGGTGGTGCTTCTGAAGCCACTTTATGGACGGATGATTACAGCAATTTGGCGTCTGTTCTAGCCGAATCCAGTACAAAATATATTTTCAAATGGCTGGCGACATACGTCCAAGATCAGTTTTAG